One Dioscorea cayenensis subsp. rotundata cultivar TDr96_F1 chromosome 15, TDr96_F1_v2_PseudoChromosome.rev07_lg8_w22 25.fasta, whole genome shotgun sequence genomic region harbors:
- the LOC120277355 gene encoding pyruvate kinase isozyme A, chloroplastic, which yields MAQSLHLLAPSTPARSLSKFFTSSPLVRPPSLAFFLPRRRPIPILSASTTPSSTDFISDNGGVSTVSSAAIDVDAVTEAELKENGFRSTRRTKLVCTIGPATCQPEQLEALAVGGMNVARVNMCHGDRDWHRSVIRAVRRLNEEKGFAVAVMMDTEGSEIHMGELGGAPSAKAEDGEIWTFSVRAFNSPLPDHTIHVNYDGFAEDVKVGDELLVDGGMVQFEVIEKIGPDVKCRCTDPGLLLPRANLTFWRDGSLVRERNAMLPTISSKDWLDIDFGIAEGVDFIAVSFVKSAEVIHHLKSYIAARSHDSDISVIAKIESIDSLKNLEEIIRAADGAMVARGDLGAQIPLEQVPSAQQRIVKTCRQLNKPVIVASQLLESMIEYPTPTRAEVADVSEAVRQRADALMLSGESAMGQYPEKALAVLRSVSLRIEKWWREEKRHEAMELPDIASSFSDKISEEICNSAAKMANNLGVDALFVYTKTGDMASILSRCRPDCPIFAFTTSTSVRRRLNLQWGLIPFRLSFSDDMESNLNRTFSLLKARGMIQSGDLVIALSDMLQSIQVMNVP from the exons ATGGCTCAATCCCTCCACCTCCTCGCCCCCTCAACCCCAGCCAGATCCCTTTCCAAGTTCTTCACCTCCTCCCCACTTGTTCGCCCCCCATCTCTCGCCTTCTTTCTCCCCCGCCGCCGCCCCATCCCTATCCTCTCCGCTTCCACTACTCCTTCTTCCACTGACTTCATCTCCGACAACGGAGGTGTCTCCACTGTCTCCTCGGCTGCCATCGATGTCGATGCTGTCACGGAAGCCGAGCTCAAGGAAAATGGGTTCCGGAGCACGCGGCGAACGAAGCTTGTTTGCACGATTGGACCCGCTACTTGCCAGCCGGAGCAGCTTGAGGCCCTTGCTGTCGGTGGGATGAACGTTGCGCGAGTTAATATGTGCCATGGTGACCGCGACTGGCATCGCTCTGTCATCCGCGCTGTGCGCCGGCTCAATGAGGAGAAGGGCTTCGCTGTTGCGGTGATGATGGACACTGAGGGGAGTGAGATCCATATGGGAGAGCTCGGCGGCGCGCCCTCAGCCAAGGCCGAG GATGGGGAGATCTGGACATTCAGTGTCAGGGCTTTTAATTCACCTCTTCCAGACCACACCATTCATGTGAACTATGATGGCTTTGCTGAAG ATGTTAAAGTGGGTGATGAGCTACTTGTGGATGGAGGAATGGTGCAGTTTGAAGTCATTGAAAAGATTGGACCAGACGTTAAGTGTCGCTGTACTGATCCTGGCCTGTTGCTGCCACGGGCTAATCTTACTTTCTGGCGTGATGGTAGTCTAGTGCGAGAACGTAATGCCATGCTTCCCACGATTTCGTCAAAG GATTGGCTTGATATAGATTTTGGAATTGCTGAGGGTGTAGATTTTATAGCAGTTTCATTTGTGAAGTCTGCAGAAGTTATACATCATCTCAAAAGTTATATTGCTGCACGATCCCATGACAG TGATATTTCAGTGATTGCTAAGATTGAGAGTATCGATTCTTTAAAGAACTTGGAAGAGATAATCCGCGCAGCCGATGGTGCAATGGTAGCTAGGGGGGATTTAGGTGCTCAAATTCCTCTGGAGCAGGTTCCTTCAGCACAGCAGAGGATAGTGAAGACGTGCAGGCAGCTCAACAAGCCAGTCATTGTAGCTTCTCAGTTACTTGAGTCCATGATAGAGTATCCAACACCAACTAGAGCTGAAGTTGCTGATGTCTCTGAAGCAGTTCGGCAGAGAGCAGATGCACTAATGCTTTCTGGTGAGTCAGCTATGGGCCAGTATCCGGAGAAGGCATTGGCTGTACTTAGAAGTGTAAGCCTAAGAATTGAAAAGTGGTGGAGAGAGGAGAAACGTCATGAAGCTATGGAGCTCCCAGATATCGCATCATCTTTCTCAGACAAGATATCAGAGGAGATATGTAATTCAGCTGCGAAAATGG CGAATAATTTGGGAGTGGATGCACTTTTCGTCTACACAAAGACCGGGGATATGGCCTCCATCCTCTCACGCTGCCGTCCAGACTGTCCAATCTTTGCATTCACAACTTCAACATCTGTGCGTAGACGGTTAAATCTCCAATGGGGTCTCATCCCTTTCCGCCTTAGCTTTTCCGATGACATGGAGAGCAATCTCAACCGCACATTCTCACTGCTCAAGGCAAGGGGCATGATACAATCCGGTGACCTGGTCATCGCCCTCTCCGATATGCTCCAATCAATTCAAGTGATGAATGTCCCTTAA